From a single Chloroflexota bacterium genomic region:
- a CDS encoding GlcNAc-PI de-N-acetylase produces MSERRVLLGIFAHPDDESFGPGGTLARYAAEGVDVHVIVATDGDAGSVEDVDRLKGHSSLAEVRAEELAKAAEALGLAGVWTLPYRDSGMRGSPDNRHPRALIQQPLDALVEELVRLIRRLRPQVIITHDPFGGYGHPDHILVSRAATAAFHLAADPDAAREGDRPPYRPQKLYYTAMNKRVLRWIVRLMRLAGQDPTAIGRNRDINLAEISRQETPVHARIDVSAYLPRKEAASRAHASQYSGGPSFVKVLPPFLRRRVLSTEVFTRAFPPPTGRVETDLFDGVELE; encoded by the coding sequence ATGAGTGAACGGCGCGTGTTGCTTGGAATATTCGCCCACCCGGACGATGAGAGCTTTGGCCCGGGGGGGACGCTGGCCCGCTACGCCGCCGAGGGTGTGGACGTTCATGTGATCGTGGCGACCGATGGCGACGCCGGTTCCGTGGAGGATGTGGATCGCCTGAAGGGCCACAGCAGCCTGGCGGAGGTGCGGGCGGAGGAGCTGGCGAAGGCTGCGGAGGCGTTGGGCCTTGCCGGCGTGTGGACGCTGCCCTATCGGGATAGCGGGATGCGGGGCAGTCCGGACAATCGGCATCCCCGTGCGCTGATTCAGCAGCCGCTGGATGCGCTGGTGGAGGAGCTGGTGCGGCTGATCCGCCGGCTGCGCCCCCAGGTGATCATCACGCACGATCCGTTCGGCGGATACGGTCACCCGGATCATATCCTGGTCTCCCGGGCGGCCACCGCGGCCTTTCATCTCGCCGCCGATCCGGACGCGGCGCGGGAGGGCGATCGACCGCCGTATCGCCCTCAGAAGCTCTATTACACGGCGATGAACAAGCGCGTGCTCCGGTGGATCGTGCGGCTGATGCGGCTTGCGGGACAGGATCCGACGGCCATTGGGCGCAACCGGGACATCAACCTGGCGGAGATCAGCCGGCAGGAGACGCCCGTGCATGCGCGAATCGATGTGTCCGCGTACCTGCCACGGAAGGAGGCGGCCAGCCGGGCTCACGCCAGCCAGTATAGCGGCGGGCCTTCCTTCGTGAAGGTTTTGCCGCCCTTTTTGCGCCGCCGTGTTTTGAGCACGGAGGTCTTCACGCGGGCCTTCCCACCGCCGACCGGGCGGGTCGAGACCGACCTGTTCGACGGGGTGGAGCTTGAATAA
- a CDS encoding glucosamine-6-phosphate isomerase, whose product MRPISKVAPDWWDYTTLDREILDDAARLTADDLLGLSREGFTVRFYDTVEEFYLAEALEYITAWMQATDDEPAGICGPIGPTEQLPLVARLVNELGISLRNCHFWGMDEWVVDGKEVGMDFPLSFARADMELCFNRIRPELAMPKENIHFPAADPTEYIQSWEMARCVVMQGGQGEVKHWAFNDPPKREGKYVDEPPPPEEYRKLGTRVVDLHPMTIIQNARTSGGGVVQNVPTQAVTVGPIETWKAEKVSIWHAGNHDNPFGMRLTTLMISKRIVDTSVPMSLLADHPNVQFNFLRSGIGTCETEMH is encoded by the coding sequence ATGAGACCGATAAGCAAGGTTGCACCGGACTGGTGGGATTACACCACGCTCGATCGGGAGATCCTGGATGACGCCGCCCGGCTGACGGCGGACGACCTGTTGGGGCTGAGCCGGGAGGGGTTCACCGTTCGGTTCTACGACACCGTCGAGGAGTTCTATCTGGCCGAGGCGTTGGAGTACATCACGGCCTGGATGCAGGCCACGGACGATGAGCCCGCCGGTATCTGCGGCCCCATCGGGCCCACCGAGCAGTTGCCCCTGGTGGCGCGCTTGGTCAACGAGCTGGGCATCTCCTTGCGGAACTGCCACTTCTGGGGCATGGACGAGTGGGTCGTGGATGGCAAGGAGGTGGGGATGGACTTCCCCCTCAGCTTCGCCAGGGCGGACATGGAGCTGTGCTTCAACCGCATCCGCCCCGAGCTGGCCATGCCCAAGGAGAACATCCATTTCCCGGCGGCCGACCCCACGGAGTACATCCAGAGCTGGGAGATGGCGCGATGCGTGGTCATGCAGGGGGGCCAGGGGGAGGTCAAGCACTGGGCCTTCAACGACCCGCCCAAGCGTGAGGGAAAGTACGTGGACGAGCCGCCCCCGCCGGAGGAATATCGCAAGCTCGGCACGCGAGTGGTGGACCTCCATCCCATGACGATCATTCAGAACGCACGCACCTCCGGCGGCGGCGTGGTGCAGAACGTGCCCACCCAGGCGGTCACCGTCGGCCCGATCGAGACGTGGAAGGCGGAGAAGGTGTCGATCTGGCACGCGGGCAATCATGACAATCCGTTCGGCATGCGCCTGACGACGCTGATGATCTCCAAGCGGATTGTGGACACGTCCGTGCCCATGTCCCTGCTGGCTGATCACCCGAACGTGCAGTTCAATTTCCTGCGGAGCGGGATCGGGACCTGCGAGACGGAGATGCATTGA